A single window of Phycisphaeraceae bacterium DNA harbors:
- the thiL gene encoding thiamine-phosphate kinase — MRESDLLAHIYGRSGSLAALDPDIIVGPGDDCAVVRSHSGDPLLLKVDQLVESRHFAPDTPIDLIARKAIARTVSDIAAMAGSPRWGLAAALLPHAHPHADALFDAMARWARHFGCPLVGGDIAMWGADHPAPRLSLTVTIVGQPIARPILRSGARPGDDLYVTGKLGNALASGRHLSFEPRLREVADLLAALGDSLHAMMDLSDGLGRDAGRMALASGTRIEIDAPAIPRSDGLADWRRAASDGEDYELLFAAAPGAPVPDRLAGTPVTRIGRVTPGHGCVALEPGTPPIDISTLGYDHADH, encoded by the coding sequence ATGCGCGAGTCCGACCTCCTCGCCCACATCTACGGCCGCTCCGGCTCTCTCGCCGCCCTCGATCCCGACATCATCGTCGGCCCGGGCGACGACTGCGCTGTCGTCCGCTCCCACTCCGGCGACCCCCTCCTCCTGAAGGTCGACCAACTCGTCGAGTCCCGCCACTTCGCCCCGGACACCCCGATCGACCTCATCGCCCGCAAGGCGATCGCCCGCACCGTCAGCGACATCGCCGCGATGGCCGGCTCGCCGCGATGGGGTCTCGCGGCGGCCCTGCTCCCCCACGCCCACCCCCACGCCGACGCCCTCTTCGACGCCATGGCCCGCTGGGCCCGCCACTTCGGCTGCCCCCTGGTCGGCGGCGACATCGCGATGTGGGGCGCGGACCACCCCGCGCCCCGCCTCTCCCTCACCGTCACCATCGTCGGCCAGCCCATCGCTCGCCCCATCCTCCGCTCCGGCGCCCGCCCCGGCGACGACCTCTACGTCACCGGAAAACTCGGCAACGCCCTCGCCTCCGGCCGCCACCTCTCCTTCGAGCCCCGCCTCCGCGAAGTCGCCGACCTCCTCGCGGCCCTCGGCGACTCGCTCCACGCCATGATGGACCTCTCCGACGGCCTCGGGCGCGACGCCGGCCGCATGGCCCTCGCCTCCGGCACCCGCATCGAGATCGACGCCCCCGCCATCCCCCGGTCCGACGGCCTCGCCGACTGGCGCCGCGCCGCCTCCGATGGCGAGGACTACGAACTCCTCTTCGCCGCCGCCCCCGGTGCCCCGGTCCCGGATCGCCTCGCGGGCACGCCCGTCACCCGCATCGGCCGCGTCACCCCCGGCCACGGCTGCGTCGCCCTCGAACCGGGCACCCCGCCGATCGACATCTCCACCCTCGGCTACGACCACGCGGACCACTAG